Proteins encoded in a region of the Niveispirillum cyanobacteriorum genome:
- a CDS encoding aldehyde dehydrogenase family protein, whose protein sequence is MQIENIAPAQETVREWLKKPRHQLLIGGQWVDPAVGRTLSTINPATGEVLAQIAAADAGDVDRAVAAARKAFDDGQWRSMTPAIRARLLWRIADLIDAHIDELSELETLDQGKALYVGRWAEIPMAAEQFRFFAGLCTKVTGDTIPSSINYQPAGKRVAAYTTKEPVGVVAAITPWNSPLIMHAMKLAPALAAGCTVVLKPAEETSLTALRLAELLVEAGVPAGVVNVVTGLGSVVGAALAAHPQVDKVAFTGSTQTGRAILDGAKGNLKKVTLELGGKSPVVIMPDADLDAAIAGAANAIFFNGGQVCVAGSRLYVHRSIFDKVVEGVAEIARGIRLGHGLSPDTQMGPLVSKRQADRVKAYIDAAVADGATLVTGGGQKGPAGTFIEPTLITNADPKSAIVCEEVFGPVVVAAPFDDVAEVVAAANDTEFGLAASVWTQDLSAAHRLSSDIRAGTVWVNCHSFWDVALPIGGFKQSGWGRESGAGAIENYLEIKTVCMVL, encoded by the coding sequence ATGCAGATCGAGAACATTGCGCCGGCACAGGAAACTGTCCGCGAATGGCTGAAAAAGCCCCGCCATCAGTTACTGATCGGCGGGCAATGGGTGGACCCGGCGGTCGGCCGCACCCTTTCCACCATTAACCCCGCTACCGGTGAGGTGCTGGCCCAGATCGCCGCCGCCGATGCCGGCGATGTCGACCGCGCGGTTGCGGCGGCGCGCAAGGCGTTCGACGATGGCCAATGGCGGTCCATGACGCCCGCCATCCGCGCCCGCCTGCTGTGGCGCATCGCCGACCTGATCGACGCCCATATCGATGAATTGTCGGAACTGGAGACGCTGGACCAAGGCAAGGCGCTGTATGTCGGCCGCTGGGCCGAAATCCCCATGGCCGCCGAACAGTTCCGCTTTTTTGCCGGGCTGTGCACCAAGGTGACGGGCGATACGATCCCGTCCAGCATCAATTACCAACCGGCGGGCAAGCGGGTCGCGGCCTATACCACCAAGGAACCGGTGGGTGTGGTGGCTGCCATCACCCCTTGGAATTCCCCGCTGATCATGCATGCCATGAAGCTGGCCCCGGCCCTGGCCGCCGGTTGTACGGTCGTGTTGAAGCCGGCGGAGGAAACATCGCTGACCGCGCTGCGTCTGGCGGAACTGCTGGTGGAAGCCGGCGTGCCGGCGGGCGTGGTGAATGTGGTCACCGGCCTGGGGTCGGTGGTGGGTGCCGCCCTGGCCGCACATCCACAGGTGGACAAGGTGGCCTTCACCGGCTCCACCCAGACCGGCCGCGCCATCCTCGACGGGGCCAAGGGCAATCTGAAGAAGGTGACCCTGGAACTGGGAGGCAAGTCGCCCGTCGTCATCATGCCGGATGCCGATCTGGACGCCGCCATCGCCGGTGCCGCCAACGCCATCTTCTTCAATGGCGGACAGGTCTGTGTGGCCGGGTCGCGGCTGTATGTCCACCGGTCGATCTTCGACAAGGTGGTGGAAGGCGTGGCGGAGATTGCGCGCGGCATCCGCCTGGGCCATGGCCTTTCGCCCGATACGCAGATGGGCCCGCTGGTCAGCAAGCGGCAGGCCGACCGGGTGAAGGCCTATATCGATGCGGCCGTGGCCGATGGGGCCACCCTGGTCACGGGCGGTGGGCAGAAGGGGCCGGCGGGCACCTTCATAGAACCGACATTGATCACCAATGCCGATCCGAAATCCGCCATCGTCTGTGAGGAAGTGTTCGGCCCCGTGGTGGTCGCCGCTCCGTTTGATGATGTGGCAGAGGTTGTGGCCGCAGCCAACGACACGGAATTCGGCCTGGCGGCCAGCGTCTGGACCCAGGATCTGTCGGCAGCCCATCGCCTGTCGTCAGACATCCGCGCCGGCACGGTCTGGGTGAACTGCCATTCCTTCTGGGACGTGGCGCTGCCTATCGGTGGCTTCAAACAATCGGGCTGGGGCCGCGAAAGCGGCGCTGGTGCCATCGAGAATTATTTGGAAATCAAGACCGTGTGCATGGTCCTGTGA
- a CDS encoding beta-glucosidase, translating into MMPSLVAGLCLVSLSCSAVALAAGEGWRNPSLSPDERARLLDAELTLDERIGLLHGPMALTFPGGPPIPAGSVGGAGFIPGVPRLGIPALTETDASLGISNPGEVRPGDTATALPASLALAASFNPRLAYEGGAMIAKEAAARGFNVLLAGGVNLARDPRNGRNFEYLGEDPWLAGTLAGESIKAIQDQNIISTVKHFSLNGQETGRFYANSIIKEAAHRESDLLAFQIAIEKGQPGSVMCAYNLVNGDYSCGNDHLLNGVLKGDWGYKGWVMSDWGAVHATDYAIKGLDQQSGEQLDQKVWFGEPLKQAALAGTVPEARLSDMSRRILRSMFAAGLFDGKPVKPQIDAAAHAAVAKKVADEGIVLLANKGILPLNGAAGKKIVLIGGHADAGVLSGAGSSQVTAVGGNARVVPVGGDGPMAMWGRQVFHASSPLKALRAALPDATITFADGRYPAEAAAAAKAADIAIVFANQWMAEALDAYDLSLPQGQDEMIQAVAAANPNSIVVLQTGGPVLMPWLDKVGAVVAAWYSGQKGGESIADVLTGKVNPSGRLPLTFPASLDQYPRRDLPGWGLPKKQQFDVVYEEGADVGYRRFAALGMKPLFPFGHGLSYTSFAYDKLSVKGGDTLTVSFRVTNTGAVAGKDAPQVYLTGAGGVKLQRLIGFDKVDLKPGETRTVTLKADPRLLASFDEAGRLWRIAGGAYEVTVGPSAEKAALIGTAKVTKRVMKP; encoded by the coding sequence ATGATGCCGTCTCTGGTCGCTGGCCTCTGTTTGGTCAGCCTGTCTTGTTCCGCTGTCGCCTTGGCGGCGGGGGAGGGCTGGCGCAATCCGTCGCTGTCGCCTGATGAACGGGCCCGGTTACTGGATGCGGAACTGACGCTTGATGAGCGGATCGGCCTGCTGCATGGACCGATGGCGCTGACTTTTCCCGGTGGCCCGCCCATTCCGGCGGGATCGGTCGGCGGGGCCGGCTTCATCCCTGGCGTGCCGCGTCTGGGCATTCCAGCGCTGACTGAAACCGACGCCAGCCTGGGCATTAGCAATCCCGGTGAGGTGCGGCCCGGCGACACGGCCACCGCCCTTCCGGCCAGCTTGGCCCTGGCCGCCAGCTTCAATCCCAGGCTCGCCTATGAAGGTGGGGCCATGATCGCCAAGGAAGCGGCGGCCCGAGGCTTCAACGTGCTGCTGGCCGGTGGCGTCAACCTGGCCCGCGACCCGCGCAATGGCCGCAATTTTGAGTATCTGGGGGAGGACCCATGGCTGGCTGGCACCCTAGCCGGGGAAAGCATCAAAGCCATCCAGGACCAGAACATCATCTCCACCGTTAAGCATTTCAGCCTGAACGGGCAGGAGACGGGCCGTTTCTACGCTAACTCCATCATCAAGGAGGCCGCGCATCGCGAAAGCGACCTTCTGGCCTTCCAGATCGCCATCGAAAAGGGCCAGCCCGGCTCCGTCATGTGCGCCTATAACCTTGTGAATGGCGACTATTCCTGCGGCAACGACCATCTGCTGAATGGCGTGTTGAAGGGGGATTGGGGCTACAAGGGCTGGGTCATGTCGGACTGGGGGGCGGTTCACGCCACCGACTATGCCATAAAGGGCCTGGATCAGCAGTCGGGCGAGCAACTGGACCAGAAGGTCTGGTTCGGCGAACCGCTGAAGCAGGCGGCCCTGGCCGGCACGGTGCCGGAGGCGCGTCTGTCCGACATGTCGCGCCGCATCCTGCGCTCCATGTTTGCCGCCGGCCTGTTCGACGGCAAGCCGGTGAAGCCCCAGATCGACGCCGCGGCCCATGCGGCGGTGGCCAAGAAGGTGGCCGACGAAGGCATCGTGCTGCTGGCCAACAAGGGCATCCTGCCGCTCAACGGCGCGGCCGGGAAAAAGATCGTGCTGATCGGCGGGCACGCCGACGCCGGTGTCCTGTCGGGTGCCGGGTCGTCGCAGGTCACGGCTGTCGGCGGCAATGCCCGCGTGGTGCCGGTGGGCGGTGACGGGCCGATGGCCATGTGGGGTCGCCAGGTATTTCATGCTTCCTCCCCGCTGAAAGCTCTGCGCGCTGCGCTGCCAGACGCCACCATTACCTTTGCGGATGGTCGCTATCCCGCAGAGGCTGCTGCTGCTGCCAAGGCCGCCGACATCGCCATCGTCTTCGCCAACCAGTGGATGGCCGAGGCGCTGGACGCCTATGACCTGTCTCTGCCGCAGGGCCAGGACGAGATGATCCAGGCAGTTGCTGCCGCCAATCCCAACAGCATCGTGGTGCTCCAGACCGGTGGCCCGGTGCTGATGCCCTGGCTGGACAAGGTGGGAGCCGTGGTCGCCGCCTGGTACAGCGGGCAGAAGGGGGGTGAGTCTATTGCTGATGTGCTTACCGGTAAGGTCAATCCTTCGGGCCGCCTGCCGCTGACCTTCCCGGCCAGCCTGGACCAGTATCCGCGCCGCGACCTGCCCGGCTGGGGCCTGCCCAAGAAGCAGCAGTTCGACGTGGTCTATGAGGAAGGGGCCGATGTCGGCTATCGCCGCTTCGCTGCCCTGGGCATGAAGCCGCTGTTTCCGTTCGGCCACGGTCTGTCCTACACCAGCTTTGCCTATGACAAGCTGTCAGTGAAGGGCGGGGACACGCTGACCGTCAGTTTCCGCGTCACCAACACCGGCGCTGTCGCCGGCAAGGATGCGCCGCAAGTCTATCTGACCGGGGCCGGTGGGGTGAAGCTGCAGCGCCTGATCGGCTTTGACAAGGTCGATCTGAAGCCGGGGGAGACGCGCACCGTGACTCTGAAGGCCGATCCGCGGCTGTTGGCCAGCTTTGACGAGGCCGGGCGCCTATGGCGGATCGCGGGCGGGGCCTATGAGGTGACGGTGGGGCCATCGGCGGAAAAGGCCGCCCTGATCGGTACCGCGAAGGTTACTAAACGCGTGATGAAGCCGTAA
- a CDS encoding isochorismatase family protein: protein MATDLNADYAQAGFGNRLGWGKRPALLIIDFVNAYLDPACPLYAGVEKALAGAVTLLSAARAAGIPVFHTNVAYTPGGVDGGVFFRKVKALSCFERGLHPHWASFAEGLEPAAGEPVITKQYASAFFGTSLASTLASSGIDTLLISGLSTSGCVRASALDACQHGFVPLVVRDAVGDRDARVHDANLFDLNAKYADVIGLEEAIAQLAKH, encoded by the coding sequence ATGGCCACCGATCTGAATGCCGACTATGCCCAGGCCGGGTTCGGCAACCGTCTGGGCTGGGGCAAGCGCCCCGCCCTGCTGATCATCGATTTCGTGAATGCCTATCTGGACCCCGCCTGCCCGCTTTATGCCGGGGTGGAAAAGGCGCTGGCGGGGGCCGTCACCCTGCTGTCAGCCGCACGCGCCGCCGGCATTCCGGTCTTCCACACCAACGTCGCCTATACGCCGGGCGGCGTGGATGGCGGCGTGTTCTTCCGCAAGGTGAAGGCGCTGTCCTGTTTCGAACGCGGCCTTCATCCGCACTGGGCCTCGTTCGCAGAGGGGCTGGAGCCGGCGGCAGGCGAGCCGGTAATCACCAAGCAATATGCCAGCGCCTTTTTCGGCACCTCGCTGGCCTCCACCCTGGCGTCCAGCGGTATCGACACGTTGCTGATCTCCGGCCTGTCGACCTCTGGCTGTGTCCGCGCCTCGGCCCTGGATGCCTGCCAGCATGGGTTCGTGCCGCTCGTGGTACGCGACGCCGTTGGCGACCGCGATGCCCGCGTGCATGACGCCAACCTGTTCGACCTGAACGCCAAATATGCCGACGTGATCGGCCTTGAAGAGGCGATTGCGCAGTTGGCGAAGCACTGA
- a CDS encoding alpha/beta hydrolase-fold protein, with amino-acid sequence MRQLLLSAITALPLVLASLPAQAAQPACEARTFFQPPLEYQSVEHLPDGRVTFRLCAKDAKEVVALPQEMNSVPMGLDGKPPGLPMTKDADGYWSVTTTGAVDAGVYTYVFKVDGMRIADPRGTRFAEALGGVQSVVQLPGDGRSNQFYKAEVQHGVVSAVEYPSSTLGILRRAHVYTPPGYEAGGKDRYPVLYLVHGYSDSDDAWTTKGNANYILDNLIAAGKVKPMIIVMPYGHTPAREGVQGMENTDFGSDLHKDLIPFIDKHFRTQAAAKTRAMVGLSMGGAHTIQFGLPRADVFGSIGVFSIGMLSAEQTANYRKVNDAALKARAKTGGLVFYAIGKEDFVIQMAPPFRQILADYGIKYTYVESGGGHTWINWRAYLEQIAPLLFN; translated from the coding sequence ATGCGCCAGCTTCTTCTGTCTGCCATAACCGCCCTGCCACTTGTGCTGGCCTCCCTGCCCGCACAGGCAGCCCAACCCGCCTGTGAGGCCCGGACCTTCTTCCAGCCGCCTCTGGAATACCAGTCGGTCGAACATCTACCCGATGGGCGCGTCACCTTCCGCCTGTGTGCCAAGGACGCCAAGGAAGTCGTCGCCCTGCCGCAGGAAATGAACAGCGTCCCCATGGGTCTGGATGGCAAGCCGCCGGGCCTGCCCATGACCAAGGATGCCGATGGCTATTGGTCGGTGACCACGACGGGCGCCGTCGATGCCGGCGTCTATACATATGTCTTCAAGGTGGACGGCATGCGCATCGCCGACCCGCGCGGCACCCGCTTTGCCGAGGCATTGGGCGGTGTGCAGTCCGTGGTGCAGTTGCCGGGCGACGGCAGGTCAAACCAGTTCTACAAGGCCGAGGTGCAGCACGGAGTGGTCTCCGCCGTGGAATATCCGTCCTCCACCCTGGGCATCCTGCGCCGCGCCCATGTCTATACCCCGCCGGGGTATGAAGCGGGCGGCAAGGACCGCTATCCGGTTCTGTATCTGGTCCATGGCTATAGCGACAGCGACGATGCCTGGACCACCAAGGGCAATGCCAATTACATCCTGGATAACCTGATCGCGGCCGGCAAGGTCAAGCCGATGATCATTGTCATGCCCTATGGCCACACGCCCGCGCGTGAAGGTGTGCAGGGCATGGAGAATACTGATTTCGGCAGCGACCTGCACAAGGACCTGATCCCCTTCATCGACAAGCATTTCCGCACCCAGGCGGCGGCCAAGACCCGCGCGATGGTCGGCCTGTCGATGGGCGGGGCACACACGATCCAGTTCGGCCTGCCGCGCGCGGACGTGTTCGGCTCCATCGGCGTCTTCTCCATCGGCATGCTGTCGGCGGAACAGACGGCGAATTACCGCAAGGTCAATGATGCGGCCCTGAAGGCCCGCGCCAAGACCGGTGGTCTGGTCTTCTATGCCATCGGCAAGGAGGATTTCGTCATCCAGATGGCGCCACCCTTCCGCCAGATCCTGGCCGATTACGGCATTAAGTACACCTATGTCGAAAGCGGCGGCGGCCACACCTGGATCAACTGGCGCGCCTATCTGGAACAGATCGCGCCGCTTCTGTTCAACTGA
- a CDS encoding TonB-dependent receptor, translating to MKEVKFKPPSGASRLAITMAIGASVLASGAHAQDTAKTSSGETIQLEEIIVTARKRSENILKTPVSVTAVTAEEVEQRGITSVQNLSEQTPGFNINNNSSGRGDRSFQQLILRGFTPATTDSTPVATFIDGVPVSSPTAVMSVSSPERIELLRGPQSAYFGRNTFAGALNVVNKEPGNDYAGSLTTMIGTRNTRRVQAELEGPLVEDKLSFRVAGDYNAKDGTYKNYANPSMTLGDQSSRNANLLVVATPTDNLTIKAFGIISHDKDGPAALGLISARAITDSTGRVVVPAQANCTLGGFNPFMCGTVPSLPATTPAGNYNVDSFVRNALAVTTNRLIDPNDSVDSYGLVRDYRHAHLVVDYEIPDTNFTLSSLTGINHEEWGSLSDIGNYDSSGIANPAYTATNGLRSYFSSAYLVENISKDISQELRTSYDDGEALRFVAGVSYLGANGKRTVDTLDNMILNKQVTPSGKTESKTYGGFFGITYDITDKLTASVEGRYQIDKLYAYISPLADVVVTDPTFVPAGTYKAGSKLAEQTYKNFLPRVIAQYQWTDEVMTYASVAKGVNPASLNSGVVSYTGQAATIAKTLGIDLFVSPEKVTTYEVGLKGTAVDNRLRYAFAAYYSQWRDQLNQVIQTFVTPTGGFGSVFGTINSGNSDMKGLEFDGSFRLTKMITLTAAGALNDSKIKDYNAPLVTFLVGSTDFSGNELPSTSKYSASGGVMFNGEFDQWEDATWFARVDYNYKSGVWSDVANVVKTPESHIFNARVGATVGAVSVDVYANNLFDSRRYTTANNNILFTPAPSFTYSTLNVGLRDGRTLGVQAKYKF from the coding sequence ATGAAGGAAGTAAAGTTCAAGCCCCCGTCCGGCGCATCGCGCCTGGCCATCACCATGGCCATCGGGGCATCCGTGCTGGCGTCCGGCGCCCACGCGCAGGATACCGCCAAGACCAGCAGTGGTGAAACGATCCAGCTGGAAGAAATCATCGTGACCGCCCGCAAGCGGTCCGAAAACATCCTGAAGACCCCCGTTTCCGTCACCGCCGTCACGGCGGAAGAGGTGGAACAGCGGGGCATCACGTCCGTTCAGAACCTGTCGGAACAGACGCCCGGCTTCAACATCAATAACAACAGTAGCGGTCGCGGCGACCGGTCGTTCCAGCAGTTGATCCTGCGTGGCTTCACGCCGGCCACGACCGACAGCACGCCCGTCGCCACCTTCATCGACGGCGTCCCGGTTTCCTCCCCCACCGCCGTGATGAGCGTATCCAGCCCGGAACGCATCGAGCTGCTGCGCGGGCCGCAGTCGGCCTATTTCGGGCGTAACACCTTTGCCGGTGCCCTGAACGTGGTGAACAAAGAGCCGGGCAACGACTATGCCGGCAGCCTGACCACCATGATCGGCACCCGCAACACCCGCCGCGTTCAGGCCGAGCTGGAAGGACCGCTGGTGGAGGACAAGCTGTCTTTCCGCGTTGCCGGCGACTACAACGCCAAGGACGGCACGTACAAGAACTACGCCAACCCGTCCATGACCCTGGGTGACCAGTCGTCGCGCAATGCCAACCTCTTGGTGGTGGCGACGCCGACCGATAACCTGACGATCAAGGCTTTCGGCATCATCTCCCACGACAAGGACGGCCCTGCCGCCCTGGGCCTGATCAGCGCGCGTGCCATCACGGACAGCACGGGCCGCGTCGTTGTGCCGGCACAGGCGAACTGCACGCTTGGCGGGTTCAACCCGTTCATGTGCGGTACCGTTCCGTCCCTGCCCGCCACCACGCCGGCCGGCAATTACAATGTCGACAGCTTCGTGCGTAACGCGCTGGCCGTTACCACCAACCGTCTGATCGACCCGAATGACAGCGTTGACAGCTATGGTTTGGTGCGGGACTACCGCCACGCCCATTTGGTTGTCGACTACGAAATCCCCGACACCAACTTCACCCTCAGCTCGCTGACCGGCATCAATCACGAGGAATGGGGTTCGCTGTCGGATATCGGAAATTACGACAGCTCCGGCATCGCCAACCCGGCCTATACCGCCACCAATGGCCTGCGCTCCTATTTCAGTTCGGCATATCTGGTGGAGAATATCTCCAAGGATATCTCCCAGGAACTGCGCACCAGCTACGATGATGGCGAGGCGCTGCGCTTTGTCGCCGGCGTGTCCTATCTGGGTGCGAACGGCAAGCGGACCGTCGACACCCTGGACAACATGATCCTGAACAAGCAGGTCACGCCGTCCGGCAAGACGGAATCCAAGACCTATGGCGGCTTCTTCGGCATCACCTATGACATCACCGACAAGCTGACTGCCAGTGTCGAGGGCCGTTACCAGATCGACAAGCTGTATGCCTATATCTCGCCGCTGGCCGATGTGGTGGTGACCGATCCCACCTTCGTGCCCGCCGGCACCTATAAGGCCGGGTCGAAGCTGGCAGAACAGACCTATAAGAACTTCCTGCCCCGCGTCATCGCCCAGTATCAGTGGACCGATGAGGTCATGACCTATGCGTCGGTGGCCAAGGGCGTGAACCCAGCATCGCTGAATTCCGGCGTTGTCTCCTATACCGGCCAGGCGGCGACCATCGCCAAGACCCTGGGCATCGACCTGTTTGTCAGCCCGGAAAAGGTCACCACCTATGAAGTGGGCCTGAAGGGTACCGCCGTCGATAACCGTCTGCGTTACGCCTTTGCCGCCTATTACTCGCAGTGGCGCGATCAGTTGAACCAAGTGATCCAGACCTTCGTGACCCCCACGGGCGGTTTCGGCAGCGTGTTCGGCACCATCAACAGCGGCAATTCCGACATGAAGGGTCTGGAATTCGATGGTTCGTTCCGTCTGACCAAGATGATCACGCTGACGGCGGCCGGCGCGCTGAACGACAGCAAGATCAAGGACTACAACGCACCGCTGGTCACCTTCCTGGTCGGCAGCACGGATTTCTCCGGCAACGAACTGCCGTCGACGTCCAAATACTCCGCCTCCGGTGGCGTGATGTTCAATGGCGAGTTCGATCAGTGGGAAGATGCCACCTGGTTCGCACGCGTTGACTATAACTACAAGTCCGGCGTCTGGTCGGATGTGGCCAATGTCGTGAAGACCCCGGAAAGCCACATCTTCAACGCCCGCGTTGGCGCCACGGTCGGTGCCGTGTCGGTGGATGTTTATGCCAACAACCTGTTCGACAGCCGTCGATACACCACGGCAAACAACAACATCCTGTTCACGCCGGCCCCGTCCTTCACCTATTCCACGCTGAATGTCGGCCTGCGCGATGGTCGCACCCTGGGTGTCCAGGCGAAGTACAAGTTCTGA
- a CDS encoding amidase, whose translation MINAILSAGITGLPELYRRGEADAVSVTRCYLDRITVLDRHIRAYNQVLADDALTAASASARRWRDGKPLSEIDGTPIAVKANIAVKGAFWHAGIGAYRDRVAQQDAECVARLRAAGAVILGTVNMHEGALGATTDNVWFGRTQNPLRDGYTAGGSSGGSAASVAGGLAAGALGSDTMGSVRIPSAYCGIVGYKPARNAISLDGVIPLSTTLDHVGVHARSLTDCALLAAHAGDRRAITPVDVAGLRLAVPDWRTRVETPDFIWKARDEAATLLLLNGMQRVASDLPTYQPGQARRLGLLVSEVEGLNAHAERLAQGEDGFSPDFLGLLRWGGRQPATRVAAAYQGLDAIRTAGTAWLEQVEAVLLPTAPQTAFQFETPVPANQADFTALADFIGCPAVAVPFGIAPDGLPLSMQVMGRDAATVLAVAACLC comes from the coding sequence ATGATCAACGCAATCCTTTCCGCCGGTATTACCGGTCTGCCCGAGCTGTACCGCCGGGGCGAAGCCGATGCCGTGTCTGTCACGCGCTGCTATCTCGACCGGATCACGGTCCTGGACCGGCACATCCGCGCCTATAATCAGGTGCTTGCCGACGATGCCCTGACGGCGGCTTCAGCATCTGCCCGGCGCTGGCGGGATGGTAAACCGCTGTCGGAAATTGACGGCACCCCTATCGCCGTGAAGGCGAATATCGCGGTGAAGGGTGCTTTCTGGCATGCCGGCATCGGCGCCTACCGCGACCGCGTGGCCCAACAGGATGCGGAATGTGTGGCGCGTCTGCGCGCGGCCGGGGCCGTCATCCTGGGCACCGTCAACATGCATGAAGGTGCCCTGGGCGCGACAACCGACAATGTCTGGTTCGGGCGTACACAGAACCCATTGCGCGACGGCTACACGGCCGGCGGGTCCAGCGGCGGGTCAGCGGCGTCAGTGGCGGGCGGACTGGCAGCGGGTGCGCTTGGGTCCGACACGATGGGATCGGTGCGCATCCCCAGCGCCTATTGCGGTATCGTCGGGTACAAGCCGGCCCGCAATGCGATCAGCCTGGACGGTGTCATCCCGCTTTCCACTACGCTGGACCATGTCGGCGTGCATGCACGGTCGCTGACCGACTGCGCCCTGCTGGCCGCTCATGCCGGCGACCGCCGGGCGATCACGCCCGTGGATGTCGCCGGTCTGCGGCTTGCCGTTCCCGACTGGCGCACGCGGGTGGAAACGCCGGATTTTATCTGGAAGGCGCGGGACGAGGCGGCGACACTTCTGCTGCTGAACGGCATGCAGCGCGTGGCGTCCGATTTACCGACTTATCAGCCCGGTCAAGCACGCCGCCTGGGCCTGCTAGTATCGGAGGTGGAGGGGCTGAATGCCCATGCGGAGAGGCTGGCGCAGGGCGAGGATGGTTTCTCACCCGACTTCCTAGGCCTGCTGCGCTGGGGTGGGCGGCAGCCGGCGACCAGGGTGGCCGCCGCCTATCAGGGGCTTGATGCGATCCGCACCGCCGGCACGGCCTGGCTGGAGCAGGTGGAAGCCGTGCTGCTGCCGACTGCGCCGCAGACCGCTTTCCAGTTCGAAACGCCCGTGCCGGCCAATCAGGCGGATTTCACGGCCCTGGCCGACTTCATCGGCTGTCCCGCTGTAGCAGTGCCGTTCGGCATAGCACCGGATGGACTTCCGTTGTCTATGCAGGTCATGGGTCGGGACGCCGCGACGGTGCTGGCGGTTGCCGCCTGCCTTTGCTGA
- a CDS encoding phenylacetate--CoA ligase family protein → MDGHKTYFNAVDWDTLQKDHPIGDDFVRFATQTSRDELTAHQNRLFMRCVARAWATPFYQRLWGKAGIEKGDIRSIADLPRLPMFDKSDIMASLEIAPPFGDFSGFSSYPAGERPPVVFHTTSGTTGKPQVLLFGAKGREAQNLLLGRLYRFQGMRPDDVVHSVYGHGMINGGHYVRESVLHWTSSIFMSAGTGVETRSAQQVQLMKEFGATVIVGFSDYIKKLAEVARENGIDPVRDLNIRMISGHLGKEDKAGLSAAWGGAECFDWYGVGDTGCIAGEGPDRDGLYVMEDAQVLEVCDIDTGAPVPDGALGDMVVTCIYKDDIHPIIRFNTHDVTQVRTGASNIGVGFKRIEGFLGRSDNMVKIRGINIFPQAIGPMLNGVAGITGEYICKAVRDAAGRDEFIVIAETNAAGNDRQDVAERSRAILKQKIGIEVGVQLVDHRATAGLTQIDVRQKPIRLIDERYK, encoded by the coding sequence ATGGACGGGCACAAGACCTATTTCAACGCCGTGGACTGGGATACCTTGCAGAAGGACCATCCCATCGGTGACGATTTTGTCCGCTTCGCCACGCAGACCAGCCGGGACGAGCTGACGGCGCATCAGAACCGGCTGTTCATGCGCTGTGTCGCCCGCGCCTGGGCCACCCCCTTCTATCAGCGCCTGTGGGGCAAGGCCGGGATTGAAAAGGGCGACATCCGTTCCATCGCGGACCTACCGCGCCTGCCCATGTTCGATAAGTCGGACATCATGGCCAGCCTGGAAATCGCCCCGCCCTTTGGTGATTTCTCCGGCTTTTCCAGCTATCCCGCCGGGGAACGCCCGCCCGTCGTGTTCCACACGACCAGCGGCACCACCGGCAAGCCCCAGGTCCTGCTGTTCGGCGCCAAGGGGCGCGAGGCACAGAATCTACTGCTGGGCCGGCTTTACCGGTTCCAGGGCATGCGGCCCGACGATGTGGTCCATTCCGTCTATGGCCATGGCATGATCAATGGCGGCCATTATGTGCGCGAAAGCGTGCTGCACTGGACCTCCTCCATCTTCATGTCGGCGGGCACGGGCGTGGAAACACGGTCGGCGCAGCAGGTACAGTTGATGAAGGAGTTCGGAGCGACCGTGATCGTCGGCTTCTCCGACTACATCAAGAAACTGGCCGAGGTGGCGCGGGAGAACGGGATCGACCCGGTTCGCGACCTGAATATCCGCATGATCTCAGGCCATCTGGGCAAGGAGGACAAGGCGGGCCTGTCGGCGGCCTGGGGCGGGGCGGAATGCTTCGACTGGTATGGCGTGGGCGACACGGGCTGTATCGCTGGCGAAGGGCCGGACCGTGACGGTCTTTACGTCATGGAGGATGCGCAGGTTCTGGAGGTCTGCGACATCGATACGGGCGCGCCGGTTCCCGACGGTGCGTTGGGCGACATGGTCGTCACCTGCATCTACAAGGACGATATCCACCCCATCATCCGCTTCAACACCCATGACGTGACGCAGGTGCGTACCGGTGCCTCCAACATCGGTGTCGGTTTCAAGCGGATTGAGGGGTTCCTGGGCCGGTCGGACAATATGGTGAAGATCCGCGGCATCAATATCTTCCCGCAGGCCATCGGCCCAATGCTCAACGGCGTGGCCGGCATCACCGGAGAGTATATCTGTAAGGCAGTACGCGATGCCGCCGGGCGGGATGAGTTCATTGTCATTGCCGAGACGAACGCGGCAGGCAATGACCGCCAAGACGTGGCCGAACGTAGCCGCGCCATCCTGAAACAGAAGATTGGCATCGAGGTGGGGGTCCAACTGGTTGATCACCGCGCCACCGCCGGCCTGACCCAGATCGACGTGCGGCAGAAGCCCATCCGCCTGATTGATGAGCGGTACAAATGA